Below is a genomic region from Streptomyces sp. NBC_00461.
GGGAGAGGCAGGGGCAGGCGACGTCGAAGGAGGGGCGGACAGGGCGGACGAGGCACCCGTCACCACGACCGCCGCCGCCTCGGCCGCTGCGGCTGCCGCCTCCTCCCGCATCACCCGTCCCTTCCGGACGGCCCCCCGAACCGCCTCCAGCTCCCCCTCCAGGACACCCGGTCCGGGAAAGTTCTCGTCCCGTTCCAGCAGCACGCCCGGCGGTGAGACCCGGGAGGCGAGGTCGGTCAGGATGTCGAGGACCGGCTCCGGCACCGGGTGGGCGTGGCTGTCGTGCCAGACGCCGTCGCGTTCGAAGCCGCCCGCGACATGGACGTACGCGATGGCCTCCAGGGGCAGCTCGGCGAGCGCCTTGGCCGGGTCCTCGGCGCGGTTGACGTGGTTGGTGTGCAGGTTGGCCACGTCGATCAGGAGCCGTACGCCGGTGCGGTCGGCGAGGTCGTAGAGGAACTGCCCCTCGGTCATCTCCTCGCCCGGCCAGGCGATCAGCGCGGCGATGTTCTCGACGGCGAGCGGCACCGGCAGCGCGTCCTGGGCGATCCGCACGTTCTCGCACAGCACGTCGAGGGCGTCCCGGGTACGCGGCACCGGCAGCAGGTGTCCGGCCTCCAGCAGCGGGGACGCCGTCAGCGGCCCACCCGCCCGTACGAACGCGATGTGCTCGGTGACCAGCGGCGCGCCCAGCGCCTCGGCCCGCTCGGCGAGTGCCGTGAGCCGGCTCTCCTCGGGCCGGTCGGCGCCGCCGAGACCCAGCGAGACGCCGTGCGGGATCACGGTCACCCCGCGGGCGCGCAGCCGCCGCAGCGACTCGGGGAGGTGCCCGGGGCACACGTTCTCGGCCACGGCCTCGACCCAGTCGATGCCCGGCATGCGCTCCACGGCGTCGGCGATCTCCGGCCGCCACCCGATGCCCGTCCCCAGTCGCTGCATGGTCCGTCCCCCTCCTCGGCTCCGTCCGGCTCCGTCCGGCTCCCGTGTCACGTCTCCTCGGACGTGACGGGGGTATGGCCCCGCCGCCGGGAACCGAACCCCGCCCGGCTCACGTTCAGAGCAACATTTGAGGTTGGCCCGCTCACTCCGTCACGCCCGCCGGGTCCGCGGGATCCGGCCGGTTCGTGTTGACCGTGCCCGGTGCCCCCGGCGACGGCCGCGAGGTCGTACCGATGTCGCCGGAGGCCTCGGCGGCCGGTGCCGAGGGTGCCACCTGGCCGGGGACCGGCGCCGGCGGCCCGGTCGGGCCGGCGGTGGTGCCGGACACCGAGTCGTTGGCGATGGCGTCGAAGTCGACCCGGCCGGTCTTCTCCAGCACCGTGATGTGGTCGAGGACGGTCTGGTTGGTGTCCGAGGCCAGCTGCCGCACCAGTGTGTTCCGGGTGGAGTTCCGTACGGTGCCGATGGCCGGGAAGATCTTGCCGTGCGCGGCGCGCAGCAGGTTCACGAACTTGTACTCGTACTCCGCGCCGGTCGCCGCGCTCATCTCCCCCAGCCAGCCCTGCTGTTGCTCGTTCGGCTGGTTCGGCAGCGCGACCCCGAGCTGGGCCGCGACGATGCGGACCCGCTTGTCGAGGTCGGTGTGACCGACGATGAGATGGTCGCCCGCCTCCTTGATCGCCCGGCTGGGGGCGCGCTCGACGGCCTGTTGCCCGGCGGGCAGCTCCCACAGACCGGCCAGCCGTACGCGCACGATGAGATCGCGGTCGGCGGCGGTCAGCGGGCCCCACTGGGTGTTCACGGTCCCCGCCGCCACGTTCGCCTGGCCGGTGCCCGAACGGTCGGCGTACGACCACATGGGGAAGGCGATGACGCCGAGGGTGGCGACGAGGGCCGCGATGAGCAGGGCCGTACCGTTGATCCGCACGCTCAAGGGTGCCTCCCGGGATGAAACCGACTGGTCAACGGCGCATGCTGCTCGGCCGGCGCCGGTGCCAGGAGGTACGCGCGGAGGACACGCGTTGTTCAAACAACAGGTAAAGAACCAAATTGGCTGGCAAAGCCGCACGTCGCTCAGAGGGCCGTCCCGGACCACTGTTCCGGCGCCCGCCCCAGCAACCGCAGCGCCTCCTCCAGCACCCCGGCCCCCGTCGGGACCTCCAGTGCGGGCGCGAACGCGAACCCCGGCCCCCGCCGCGCCGGATCGGTCGGAACGAGCCGGGCGACGGCGAGCGCCGCGCCGAGCACGTCGTCCGCCAGCTTCACCTCCACCCCGAGCGCGGCGGCGACATCCCAGGCGTGCACCACGTAGTCGACGAAGTGGAAGCTGATCGCCGTCCGCCCGGGAAACCCACCGCCCAGCTCCGGCAGCACGAACTCCCGCTCCTGCGCGCCGGGTTCACCGAAGGCGTCGAGGACGGCCGCCGCGGCCACCCGATGAACTTGCCCCGGCTCGCGCATGTCCTCCGGCTCCCGCCAGTGCGCCGCCTCCTGCCCCGCGCCCCGTGCGGCGGCCGCGAACCCGTGATGCTGGGCCGCCATGTGCGCCACGAGCCGCCGCAGGTCCCACCCCGCACACGGGGTGTCCCGCTCCCAGTCCTCGTCCCGCGCCAGATCCACCACGCGCACCGCCTCGCGCACGGCGATCCGGTCCCACTCGACGATGTCCGCTCCGGTGACAGTCATGCGCCGAGCCTAAAACTATGCGAACGGTCGTGCTACTTCTTAACGGTGTCCGGCGCGCAGGGGCTCAACGGGTAGGCGTGTCATGGGAGTTGGGGGAGTTGGGGAGGTCAGGGAAGTCGGGGAACTTGAGGAACCCGCTCGGGATCGACCGCGGCCGACCGCAGTCGCGCCGTCACTCCCACCCGGGCCCGGAGGTAGGCGCTCTCCTCGTCGTGCAGGACGGAGACCACGTTGGCCGTCTCCATCAACGCCACGAGTTCGAAGGCAAGTTGAGGAACATCCGTGTCGGCGCGCAGCTCTCCGGCATCGCACGCCCCGGCGATCGTGCGTTCCACCAGGGCCGTCCAGTCGCGCTGGGCGCGCACCACGGCGTCGTGCACCGACCCCGAGCGGGCGTCGAACTCGGCGATCACCTCGTAGAAGAAGCAGCCGCCCGGGAAGACCCGCCCCCGCGAGTACTCCAGCCACAGCTCACACAGCCGCCACACGCGGCCGACCCCGGCGGCTTCCTTCTCGGCGGGACGGATCACCCGCTCGGTGAAGATGCGGCCCGCCTCGCGCACGGTGGCGAGCTGCAGCTCCTCCTTCGAGCCGAAGAGCGCGAACACCCCGCTCTTGCTGAGCCGCAACTCCGTCGCCAGCCGCCCGACGGACAGCGCCTCCAGCCCCTCGACGGAGGCGATGTCGACGGTCCGGTTCAGTACCAACCGGCGGGTGCGGTTGCCCCGTTCGACCCTGCCGTCGAGGCGGGTCACCGCAGCGCCGCGTGGTCGGCGGGGACGGTGCTGGAACCGGGGGTGATCTCGGCCGAGGGATTGTTCGGGTCGGTGGGCTCCGGCAAGCGCGTTGCCAGGAATCCGGAGGAAACGGTACCTATCCTGTCTGAGCCTTCCATTCCCCTGCTTTCAGGAGATTTGCCATGCGTGTCAAGCCTGTCGCTCGGGTGGCGATCGCTGCCGTCGTCGCCGGCACCGCCATCGTCACCGCTGTCGGCCCGGCCGTCGCAGCCGCTTCCCGACCGTCGGCGCCGTCGGTGCCGTCGGTCATCCGAGAGAGCACCCCGGGCCCGGGCGGCGCCGGTGCTGCGGGCGGTGGGACGGGCGGCGGCCTGCTGGAATTCGGCGGCGCCACCATCGACTTCGTCGGCCGCCTGATCGGTACGGGCGGCAGCGGCGGCGGCAGCGTCTGAGCGGGATCCGTCCGAGCGAGCAGCGTCCGAGCGGGCTCCGTCGCAGAGGCCGCCGCTCGTGCCGTCGCCCGGCGCAGGTCTGTCGGATGCCCCACAGGTCTTCACGGTGGCCGCCCTAACCCTGTTCATCCGCAGCGGTATGGGCGAGGACGGCGTGGACGATCGTCTCCCAGTCGGCTCGGTCGACGCCGTGGCCTGCTCCTTCCAGGGGCAACAGCCTCGCGGTGGGGATTTCTTCGGTGAGCGCCTCGCCGTGCCCGAACGGGAACATGGGATCCGCGGTTCCATGGATCACCAGGGTGGGCACGGCGATCGACGACAGCGGCTGTCGCGATCGCTCGCCGTCCGGGAGGGAGTCGTGGTTCTGTACGGCGGCGAAGTCGTGCGCACGCTCGACGTCACGACGGACAAGATCGCGGACGGCCGTCTCGTCGAAGGGGCGCCGCTCTCCCGCGAGCACCCGCGAGTAGGCGACCAGGTAATCGATCACCGAGGCGGTCTGCGACCAGTCGACCTGTGCGGATGTCACGAACCGCATGAACTCCCCGGTCGGTCCCGGCAGTTCACGGTCGCCGGGCACGGCGGGGGAGGTGCTGACCAGCACCAGGGAGAGGACCCGCTCGGCATGGTCGAGGGCGACCAGCTGCGCGAGCCCCCCTCCGGCCGACACACCCACCAGATGTGCGGCCGCAATCCCGTAGGCGTCGAGCACGGCGACCGCGTCGCCGACCAGATCCGCGCCGGTGTATCCGGGGCGGCCCGGCTCGTAGGTGGTGGATCGACCGGTGTCGCGGTGGTCGTAACGGACCACGAACCGTCCGCCCTCGGCGAGCTTTTGGCAGAAGCCCTCCTCCCACCAGAGCATCGAAGCTCCCGTGCCCATGACGAGCAGGATCGGCGGGTCCGACCCGTCGCCGAACGACTCGGTGCACAGGGTGACGCCAGCAGTGCGGATCATGCGCTCGGTCATCGTGATCACGTCCGTGACGGTCGGGGCAGCGAACCGACACGGTGGTGTCCCTCGACGGCGACGGTCAGCCCGGGCGCGATCTCCGTGAAGCCCGCGTCGCGCACCAACGGCAGCTCGCTCGACGTCAGTTCGTTCCAGCGTCCCGGGTCCGCGCTCCGTACGGCGAGGGCGAAGTCCGCGTCGCGCCAGGCGTGACGCTCCTCCTCCGACAGTTCCCACCAGGCCAGTTGGGCACCGTGCCCCACCTGGGCCATCGCCTTGCCGGCGGACATGCCGAGGCCGGGGTTGAGCCACAGGACGGGCGCCGCGGGGTCCGCCTGCGGCGGCGGCTCAGGGTCGTCCAGGTCGGTGCCGGAGACCTGCAGTCTGGCCAGGTCCTTGGGCCAGCCGTCGAGCGGTACGGGCGGGAACACCCGTACCTCGGCCGACCTCCCGGTCACCGTGATCCCGGGCAGGGCCTCGGCCCGCCGCCACTCGGCGCCGCGGGCGCGCCGCACCACCTTCCGGATCCGGGCGTCCTGCCAGTCCCGCATCGCTTGCGCCCACTCCCCGTCCCCGAGCGACCGCTCGTCGCTAAGGATCACCAGCACGGCCCGGGCGGCGGTCTCCAGCGCATCGGTGCGGGCGGGCGGCGCCGCCTTCTCGATGCGCACGACGAGAGGCAGCACGAACTGCGGCGCCTGGTCGCGTTCGCCGGGTTCGGAACGGAAGGGGCTGTCGCCGGAGGGCGTCACATCATGGCTCACACCAGCCAACTTTAAGGGGGCGCGGTCCGGCTTTAAGGGGGCGCGGTCCGGTGCCCCCTTTGCGAAGATGCCACCATGCAACGTGATCTTCGGCTGGACAACGTAGGCCGCCGCTACGGCATCCGCGGCCCCTGGGTCTTACGCGGGGTCCACCTCGCCGTGACGCCGGGCACGCTGACTCGTGTCGAAGGCCCGAACGGCACGGGCAAATCCACCCTGCTCCGTCTCCTCGCCGGAATCGACGCACCCACCGAGGGCCGCATCACCGGCCGCCCCCGCACGGCCTTCGTGCCCGAACGCTTCCCGTCGGCCCTCCCCTTCACTCCCCACGGCTACCTCACCCACCTCGGCACGATCCACGGTCTGTCCCGCCGCACGGCGACCCGCGCCGCGGCCGACTGGCTGGACCGCTTCGGCGCCGCCGCCTACGCCCGCACGCCCATGGCCCAGTTGTCCAAGGGCAGCAGCCAGAAGGTCGCCGTGGCGCAGGCCCTGCTCGCCGAGCCGGAGTTGCTCGTCCTCGACGAGGCCTGGACCGGCCTCGACTCGGGCGCCCGCGCCGAGCTGGAGCGGGCCGTCGCCGAGCGCACCGCCGCCGGCGGAGCCGTGGTGTTCGTGGACCACGACCCGCGCCGTCTGGCGGGGGCGCCCGACACGACGTACACCGTGCGCGACGGCGCCCTCAAGACCCGTACCCGGGAGACCACCGCGCCGGCTGACGGCCCGCGGGTCGTGGTCGTCGTGCAGGGTCCACAGGGCGGGCAGCCGCCCACCGACGCGCTGGGCACGCTCGTCTCCGCCGAGGAGACCGCGCCGGGTGTGTACCGCCTCACCGTCCCCGCCTCCCATTCGGACGTCGTGCTGCGCACCCTGCTGACGGCCCGTCCGCCGTGGCACGTGGTCAGCGTGCAGGCCCTCGACCAGCTCGACAAGGACAGCCACCGATGAACGCCCTCCTGCGCTACCAGGCCGACCTTCTCCTGCGCTCACAGCGCTGGCTGCCGCCGATCATCCTGTACGCGGTCTTCCTCGGCGTCGGTGTGCAGAGCGGGCAGCCCGTGCTCGACTCCCTCGGCTACACGGCCGCGGCCCTGCTGCCCGTCGCGGCCTGGCTGGTGCGGATCTGCGTCACGGTCGAACCGCCCGCGGCACGCGCGTGTACGGCCGCGGCCGTCGGGCCGGGGCGGGCGCATCTGGCCCGGCTGCTGGTGGCGCTGCTCGCCGCGGCCGCACTCGGTACGGCGGCGACCGTCGTGGTGACACTGATCAGCGACCCGGTGACCAGCGACCACCAGACCCGCGTCCCCCTGCTTCCGTCCGCCGTGGCCGGGCTGCTCGCCACGCTGGCCTGCGCGCTGCTCGGTACGGCCGTCGGCGCGCTCACCAACTGGCCGGTGCTGCGCTCACCCGGGCGTGCGGTCCCGGCGATGCTGCTCGCGGCGTTGCTGTCGGTGGTGGCGACGGGCTCCCCGGCGCAGGCGGCGGTCAGCGGTCTGGTCACCGGCTCGCAGTCGGGCACCGTCCCCGCGCCCCTGCTCCCGCTGGTCGCGGCCGCCGTCCTCGCCGCGGCGGCGACCGCCGTGGCCTGCGCACTCACCTCCCGCCGCTCACCCTGAACAGGCGGTGCGCTGTGCCTCCTGCCATTCGCAGACCGGGCAGAGCGTGATCCCCTTGTACGCCTCCGGATACTCGGTCGGCTTCCGGCACAGCACGCACTCGGCGTAAGGCGGCCCATCGGCCTTGGGTGGCCTGGTGGCGTCGATCAGGCAGTACGCGTCGTCGCTGTCGTCGCTCATGCCTCCAGCCTAGGCCGGTCACCGACGGCCGCTCGCGGCCCCGATCAGCTGGGACACCTTCACGAACCGGAAGCCCTTCCTGCGCAGCTCGGGCACGATCGTGCGGACGGCCCGTTCGGTGGCCGGGGCGGCGCTGCGGGTGCAGTGCATGACGACGACCGAACCCGGCCGCACCCCGTCCAGCACCTGCCGTGCCACCGCGTCGGAGTCCGTCGCGAACGCGTCCCCGCTCACCACGTCCCACTGCACGGCGGTGACGCCGGTCGAGGCCAGCGCCTTCAGGGCCTGCCGGTCGTAACACCCGCCCGGGAAGCGGAAGTACGGCATCGCGTCCGGCACCCCCGCCTTGCGGAACGCCGTGTACGCCCGCTCCACGTCCGAGCGCATCCGCTCCTCGGAGACGGTCGGCAGGCCGTAGCAGTCACCGGTGAACGCGTAGTGGCTGTAGGAGTGGTTGGCCACCTCGAAGAGCGGGTCCCGCCCGATGGAGCGAGCCTGGACCGGGTACTGGTCGGCCCACCGGCCCGTCATGAACAAGGTGGCCGGTACCTTCAACGCCCGCAGCGTCGCGATGAGCTGCGGATTGTCGAACCGTTCGCCCGCCGCCGCCCGCGCCCCCTCGTCGGCGGTCATGTCGGCGTCGAAGGTGAGCGCGACCGTCTTGCCCTCCGTGCGGAGACCGCTCTTGAACACGGGGGTGAGACCGGCCGGACCCGGCGCGAGGGTCGGCGGCCGGGAGGGAGCGGCGGAGGTGGCGGAGGTGGCTGAAGGGGCCGGGTGCTGGACGCCGTGCGGGGCCCGGGCGGTGCCGCAGGCGGCGAGGGCCGCGCTCAGGGCACAGCCGACGGTGACGCGTCGCAGTCGTACAAGAGTGATCACCGCACGAATTTAAGGCGGTGTCTCTCATTAATAGGATTATGTGGCAAAGGCTCGCCGCGGAGTCACCCGCTCAGTGGGCGAGCAGCCTTTTCCTGCACTCCTCCAGGTCGTAGTCCGGCTCCGGGTACCGCGGGTCCAGGGCCTCCAGGTGCTCCAGGAGCAGGCGCGCGACCGCCCAGTTGCGGAACCACCTGCGATCGGCCGGGATCAGGTACCAGGGGGCGTGCGGGGTCGAGCAGCGGTGCAGGGCGATCTCGTACGCCTCCTGGTACGCGGGCCACAGCGCGCGGTCGTCGATGTCGCTGGGACTGAACTTCCAGCGCTTGTCGGGCCGGTCGAGGCGCCTGAGGAGGCGGCGGCGCTGCTGTTCGGCGGAGATGTGCAGAAAGCACTTGATCACGGTCACCCGGTCGTCGGCCAGGCGCTGCTCGAAGCGGTTGATCTCGTCGTAGCGGCGCTCGATCTCCTCGCGCGGGACCAGGGCGCGGACGCGCGGGACGAGGACGTCCTCGTAGTGCGAGCGGTCGAAGGCGCCGATCTCGCCCGGCCGAGGGAGTTCTTTCTCGATACGCCAGAGGAAGTCGTGTTCCCGTTCCTCGGGCGTGGGCACCTTGAACCCCCTGACCCGGCAGCCGGCCGGGTTGAACAGCCCGACGACGTGCTTGACGGTGCCGCCCTTGCCGCTGGTGTCCATGCCCTGGAGCACCAGCAGGACACGGCGGACGTCGCCCTCGGTTCCGGCCGCCCAGAGGCGCTCCTGGAGTCCGGCGAGGCGTTTGCCCATGTGGGCGAGGTCCTTCAGGCCCGCGGACTTGTCCTTGGGCCCGGCGGGACCGGTCCGGGCGTCGTACGCGGTCCGGGTGTCGTACGCGCCCAGGTCGATCTGCTCGCCCCGGGGAACGCGCAGCAGCTCCCGGAGCCGGAGATCCGCCGCGGCTTGCTGCTTCCTGCCGTCCTTCGCCACCGGTCACCCCTTACGGTCGTGTGCTCTCGA
It encodes:
- a CDS encoding TIGR03086 family metal-binding protein, translating into MTVTGADIVEWDRIAVREAVRVVDLARDEDWERDTPCAGWDLRRLVAHMAAQHHGFAAAARGAGQEAAHWREPEDMREPGQVHRVAAAAVLDAFGEPGAQEREFVLPELGGGFPGRTAISFHFVDYVVHAWDVAAALGVEVKLADDVLGAALAVARLVPTDPARRGPGFAFAPALEVPTGAGVLEEALRLLGRAPEQWSGTAL
- a CDS encoding TetR/AcrR family transcriptional regulator; its protein translation is MTRLDGRVERGNRTRRLVLNRTVDIASVEGLEALSVGRLATELRLSKSGVFALFGSKEELQLATVREAGRIFTERVIRPAEKEAAGVGRVWRLCELWLEYSRGRVFPGGCFFYEVIAEFDARSGSVHDAVVRAQRDWTALVERTIAGACDAGELRADTDVPQLAFELVALMETANVVSVLHDEESAYLRARVGVTARLRSAAVDPERVPQVPRLP
- a CDS encoding PPK2 family polyphosphate kinase; amino-acid sequence: MAKDGRKQQAAADLRLRELLRVPRGEQIDLGAYDTRTAYDARTGPAGPKDKSAGLKDLAHMGKRLAGLQERLWAAGTEGDVRRVLLVLQGMDTSGKGGTVKHVVGLFNPAGCRVRGFKVPTPEEREHDFLWRIEKELPRPGEIGAFDRSHYEDVLVPRVRALVPREEIERRYDEINRFEQRLADDRVTVIKCFLHISAEQQRRRLLRRLDRPDKRWKFSPSDIDDRALWPAYQEAYEIALHRCSTPHAPWYLIPADRRWFRNWAVARLLLEHLEALDPRYPEPDYDLEECRKRLLAH
- a CDS encoding DUF692 domain-containing protein; this translates as MQRLGTGIGWRPEIADAVERMPGIDWVEAVAENVCPGHLPESLRRLRARGVTVIPHGVSLGLGGADRPEESRLTALAERAEALGAPLVTEHIAFVRAGGPLTASPLLEAGHLLPVPRTRDALDVLCENVRIAQDALPVPLAVENIAALIAWPGEEMTEGQFLYDLADRTGVRLLIDVANLHTNHVNRAEDPAKALAELPLEAIAYVHVAGGFERDGVWHDSHAHPVPEPVLDILTDLASRVSPPGVLLERDENFPGPGVLEGELEAVRGAVRKGRVMREEAAAAAAEAAAVVVTGASSALSAPPSTSPAPASPAPPIDADVDAARQRLGLAQAALLSALVAGTPVPEGFDRARLGVQARALAGKRADVVAKVAPELPEILGDAYRPAFLAYAHGHPMTGGYRRDALDFAGHLLLTGPIGRERARRELGEWWLERSGPVPRSRRPGVRMMARAARRVLLHR
- a CDS encoding peptidyl-tRNA hydrolase — protein: MSHDVTPSGDSPFRSEPGERDQAPQFVLPLVVRIEKAAPPARTDALETAARAVLVILSDERSLGDGEWAQAMRDWQDARIRKVVRRARGAEWRRAEALPGITVTGRSAEVRVFPPVPLDGWPKDLARLQVSGTDLDDPEPPPQADPAAPVLWLNPGLGMSAGKAMAQVGHGAQLAWWELSEEERHAWRDADFALAVRSADPGRWNELTSSELPLVRDAGFTEIAPGLTVAVEGHHRVGSLPRPSRT
- a CDS encoding alpha/beta fold hydrolase, with translation MTERMIRTAGVTLCTESFGDGSDPPILLVMGTGASMLWWEEGFCQKLAEGGRFVVRYDHRDTGRSTTYEPGRPGYTGADLVGDAVAVLDAYGIAAAHLVGVSAGGGLAQLVALDHAERVLSLVLVSTSPAVPGDRELPGPTGEFMRFVTSAQVDWSQTASVIDYLVAYSRVLAGERRPFDETAVRDLVRRDVERAHDFAAVQNHDSLPDGERSRQPLSSIAVPTLVIHGTADPMFPFGHGEALTEEIPTARLLPLEGAGHGVDRADWETIVHAVLAHTAADEQG
- a CDS encoding DUF4142 domain-containing protein, with translation MLIAALVATLGVIAFPMWSYADRSGTGQANVAAGTVNTQWGPLTAADRDLIVRVRLAGLWELPAGQQAVERAPSRAIKEAGDHLIVGHTDLDKRVRIVAAQLGVALPNQPNEQQQGWLGEMSAATGAEYEYKFVNLLRAAHGKIFPAIGTVRNSTRNTLVRQLASDTNQTVLDHITVLEKTGRVDFDAIANDSVSGTTAGPTGPPAPVPGQVAPSAPAAEASGDIGTTSRPSPGAPGTVNTNRPDPADPAGVTE
- a CDS encoding ABC transporter ATP-binding protein translates to MQRDLRLDNVGRRYGIRGPWVLRGVHLAVTPGTLTRVEGPNGTGKSTLLRLLAGIDAPTEGRITGRPRTAFVPERFPSALPFTPHGYLTHLGTIHGLSRRTATRAAADWLDRFGAAAYARTPMAQLSKGSSQKVAVAQALLAEPELLVLDEAWTGLDSGARAELERAVAERTAAGGAVVFVDHDPRRLAGAPDTTYTVRDGALKTRTRETTAPADGPRVVVVVQGPQGGQPPTDALGTLVSAEETAPGVYRLTVPASHSDVVLRTLLTARPPWHVVSVQALDQLDKDSHR
- a CDS encoding polysaccharide deacetylase family protein, producing the protein MITLVRLRRVTVGCALSAALAACGTARAPHGVQHPAPSATSATSAAPSRPPTLAPGPAGLTPVFKSGLRTEGKTVALTFDADMTADEGARAAAGERFDNPQLIATLRALKVPATLFMTGRWADQYPVQARSIGRDPLFEVANHSYSHYAFTGDCYGLPTVSEERMRSDVERAYTAFRKAGVPDAMPYFRFPGGCYDRQALKALASTGVTAVQWDVVSGDAFATDSDAVARQVLDGVRPGSVVVMHCTRSAAPATERAVRTIVPELRRKGFRFVKVSQLIGAASGRR
- a CDS encoding ABC transporter, which encodes MNALLRYQADLLLRSQRWLPPIILYAVFLGVGVQSGQPVLDSLGYTAAALLPVAAWLVRICVTVEPPAARACTAAAVGPGRAHLARLLVALLAAAALGTAATVVVTLISDPVTSDHQTRVPLLPSAVAGLLATLACALLGTAVGALTNWPVLRSPGRAVPAMLLAALLSVVATGSPAQAAVSGLVTGSQSGTVPAPLLPLVAAAVLAAAATAVACALTSRRSP